Proteins encoded within one genomic window of bacterium:
- the atpG gene encoding ATP synthase F1 subunit gamma, giving the protein MPLNAKEIRRRIKGFASTRQITKAMEMVAAAKVRRAQARVTAARPYAEGIKGMFAAVTAQVPAGDIEAKLLERREIKNVAVVVVTSDKGLSGAYNSNVLRAAVNRLREWREKGIEPKLIIIGTKGVGFFKHSNFEVLSRYTNLPQIPTFTEATVICEEIAKLYTDEAVDKVELVYTQFHSMLRYTPEVLDLLPATLPETGAVKSQQTDYIFEPSAGAMIEELIPKYLETVVFQSLLESTTSQLASQMAAMSSATKNAGEMIDQLTIVLNKARQGAITQEILEVVGGAEALNA; this is encoded by the coding sequence ATGCCGCTTAACGCAAAAGAAATCCGGCGGCGGATCAAGGGCTTCGCGAGCACCCGGCAGATCACCAAGGCCATGGAAATGGTCGCGGCGGCCAAGGTCCGCCGCGCCCAGGCCCGGGTCACCGCTGCCCGGCCCTACGCCGAAGGCATCAAGGGCATGTTCGCCGCGGTCACCGCTCAGGTGCCCGCCGGCGACATCGAGGCCAAGCTGCTCGAGCGCCGCGAGATCAAGAACGTCGCCGTGGTCGTCGTGACCTCGGACAAGGGCCTGTCCGGCGCTTACAACTCCAACGTCCTGCGCGCGGCGGTCAACCGCCTGCGCGAGTGGCGCGAGAAGGGGATCGAGCCCAAGCTGATCATCATCGGCACCAAGGGCGTCGGCTTCTTCAAGCACTCCAACTTCGAGGTGCTGTCGCGCTACACCAACCTCCCCCAGATCCCGACCTTCACCGAGGCCACGGTCATCTGCGAGGAGATCGCCAAGCTCTACACGGACGAAGCCGTGGACAAGGTGGAGCTCGTCTACACCCAGTTCCACTCCATGCTTCGCTACACCCCCGAGGTCCTGGACCTACTGCCCGCGACCCTGCCCGAAACCGGCGCGGTCAAGTCTCAGCAGACTGACTACATCTTCGAGCCTTCCGCTGGCGCCATGATCGAGGAACTGATTCCCAAGTACCTCGAAACCGTGGTCTTCCAGTCCCTCTTGGAGAGCACCACGTCTCAGCTGGCCAGCCAGATGGCCGCCATGAGCTCGGCCACCAAGAATGCGGGTGAGATGATCGACCAGCTGACGATCGTCCTGAACAAGGCGCGTCAGGGTGCGATCACCCAGGAAATCCTCGAGGTCGTCGGCGGCGCCGAGGCGTTGAACGCATAA
- a CDS encoding 5'-nucleotidase C-terminal domain-containing protein: protein MKTHKRKLAAMIGTALLLSGQGFAVQAAPESVELTLLGTTDVHGHVYPTTYYTDKDEALGLAKVHTLIKQYRAKNPHTLLVDSGDMLQGSPLPYVQAKVHNDRGPNPMIQAMNAMKYDVFGVGNHEFNFGIPHLKQAEKEAQFPFVSCNIYYTGTDKTLFKPYVIKEVAGVKVGILGFTPPGIVLWDKDNIKGTLEARDLIVSAKRWVPEIKAKGADIVLAIPHAGLGGSYVPAYTGYSPSSGLPPENVAIELAKQVPGLDLIFAGHSHQDVPSEVVNGVAIAQASLWGKRLVVGDVKLTKHDGRWQVVSKATTTLGVDGVTPDPEVLEATKVAHDATVKYVHSPIARTNSEWSAKESVIKDTPILDLINEVQRKATGAQLASAASFNLDAVLAKGNITIADIAGLYPYENNMVAIKLNGKKLKQYLEFSAHYYLPFDGGPVKINPEVRTYNYDMVSGVDYKIDLSKPLGSRIVGLSYKGKPVKDNQEFTMALNSYRHSGGGGYEMLKDCPVVYDRQESIRELIIDYLKTKKTIQPKDVFKANWELLPAAAAKLP, encoded by the coding sequence TTGAAGACTCATAAGCGCAAGTTGGCGGCGATGATTGGCACGGCTCTGCTCCTTTCGGGGCAGGGCTTTGCCGTTCAAGCCGCTCCCGAATCGGTCGAGCTGACGCTGCTCGGCACCACCGACGTGCACGGCCACGTCTACCCCACCACCTACTACACGGACAAGGACGAGGCCCTGGGTCTCGCCAAGGTCCACACCCTGATCAAGCAGTACCGCGCCAAGAACCCTCACACCCTCCTGGTGGACTCGGGCGACATGCTGCAGGGCTCGCCCCTGCCCTACGTCCAGGCCAAGGTCCACAACGACCGCGGCCCCAACCCCATGATCCAGGCGATGAACGCCATGAAGTACGACGTCTTCGGCGTCGGCAACCACGAGTTCAACTTCGGGATCCCGCACCTCAAGCAGGCCGAGAAGGAGGCGCAGTTCCCCTTCGTCAGCTGCAACATCTACTACACCGGCACCGACAAGACCCTCTTCAAGCCCTACGTCATCAAGGAAGTGGCCGGGGTCAAGGTCGGGATCCTCGGCTTCACCCCCCCCGGCATCGTGCTGTGGGACAAGGACAACATCAAGGGCACGCTCGAGGCCCGGGACCTGATCGTCTCGGCCAAGCGCTGGGTGCCCGAGATCAAGGCCAAGGGCGCCGACATTGTGCTCGCCATCCCGCACGCGGGTCTCGGCGGCAGCTACGTGCCGGCCTACACCGGCTACTCGCCCAGCTCGGGCCTGCCCCCCGAGAACGTGGCCATCGAGCTGGCCAAGCAGGTCCCCGGCCTCGACCTGATCTTCGCCGGCCACTCCCACCAGGACGTGCCCAGCGAGGTCGTCAACGGCGTCGCCATCGCGCAGGCCTCCCTGTGGGGCAAGCGCCTGGTGGTGGGCGACGTGAAGCTCACCAAGCATGACGGCCGCTGGCAGGTCGTCTCCAAGGCCACCACGACCCTCGGGGTGGACGGCGTGACGCCCGACCCGGAGGTGCTCGAAGCCACCAAGGTCGCCCACGATGCGACCGTCAAGTACGTTCACTCGCCGATCGCGCGGACCAATTCCGAGTGGTCGGCCAAGGAGAGCGTCATCAAGGACACGCCGATCCTGGACCTCATCAACGAGGTGCAGCGCAAGGCGACCGGCGCCCAGCTCGCCTCGGCGGCCTCGTTCAACCTGGACGCGGTGCTCGCCAAGGGCAACATCACCATCGCGGACATCGCGGGGCTCTACCCCTACGAGAACAACATGGTGGCGATCAAGCTGAACGGCAAGAAGCTGAAGCAGTACCTGGAGTTCTCGGCCCACTACTACCTGCCGTTCGATGGCGGCCCGGTGAAGATCAACCCCGAGGTCCGGACCTACAACTACGACATGGTCTCGGGCGTCGACTACAAGATCGACCTGAGCAAGCCTCTCGGCAGCCGGATCGTGGGCCTGTCCTACAAGGGCAAGCCGGTCAAGGACAACCAGGAGTTCACCATGGCCCTCAACTCCTACCGTCACAGCGGCGGCGGGGGCTACGAGATGCTCAAGGACTGCCCGGTCGTCTACGATCGTCAGGAGAGCATCCGCGAGCTGATCATCGACTACCTCAAGACCAAGAAGACCATCCAGCCCAAGGATGTCTTCAAAGCCAACTGGGAACTGCTGCCGGCTGCGGCCGCGAAGCTGCCTTAA
- the atpD gene encoding F0F1 ATP synthase subunit beta yields MTATATKGNLGEVTQVIGPVIDVFFADHLPAIYNALNIEGTTDSGVKVSLVAEVQQHLGDNRVRAVAMSSTDGLTRGMKVLDTGAPISVPVGDLTKGRIFNVLGQPVDEKPAPEGAPMWSIHRSAPKLVDMEVTPQVLETGIKVVDLLAPYLKGGKIGLFGGAGVGKTVIIQELINNIAKFHSGVSVFGGVGERTREGNDLYHEMTDSGVIKNTCLVYGQMNEPPGARMRVGLTALTMAEYFRDEQKQDVLLFIDNIFRFTQAGSEVSALLGRMPSAVGYQPTLATEMGGLQERIASTKDGSITSIQAIYVPADDYTDPAPATAFLHLDATTNLNRALTEIGIYPAVDPLASTSRALDPGVVGEEHYAVAREVQRILQKYKELQDIIAILGMEELSAEDKITVGRARRLQRFLSQPFFVAEVFTGSPGKYVKLADTIRSFKEVCEGKHDDLPEQAFYMVGSIEEAVEKAKQLQAKG; encoded by the coding sequence ATGACTGCTACGGCAACGAAAGGCAACCTGGGCGAAGTGACCCAGGTCATCGGGCCCGTGATCGACGTCTTCTTCGCCGATCACCTGCCTGCCATCTACAACGCCTTGAACATCGAAGGCACCACGGACTCGGGCGTCAAGGTCAGCCTCGTCGCTGAGGTCCAGCAGCACCTCGGCGACAACCGCGTCCGCGCGGTCGCCATGAGCTCGACCGACGGTCTGACCCGCGGCATGAAGGTCCTCGACACCGGCGCCCCCATCTCGGTGCCCGTCGGTGACCTGACCAAGGGCCGCATCTTCAACGTCCTCGGCCAGCCCGTCGACGAGAAGCCCGCGCCCGAAGGCGCCCCCATGTGGTCCATCCACCGCTCGGCCCCCAAGCTGGTCGATATGGAAGTGACCCCCCAGGTCCTCGAGACCGGCATCAAGGTCGTCGACCTGCTGGCCCCCTACCTCAAGGGCGGTAAGATCGGTCTGTTCGGCGGCGCCGGCGTCGGCAAGACGGTCATCATCCAGGAGCTGATCAACAACATCGCCAAGTTCCACTCGGGCGTGTCGGTGTTCGGCGGCGTGGGCGAGCGCACCCGCGAGGGCAACGACCTCTACCACGAAATGACCGACTCGGGCGTTATCAAGAACACCTGCCTGGTCTACGGTCAGATGAACGAGCCGCCCGGTGCGCGTATGCGCGTCGGCCTGACGGCGCTGACCATGGCCGAGTACTTCCGTGACGAGCAGAAGCAGGACGTGCTGCTGTTCATCGACAACATCTTCCGCTTCACCCAGGCGGGTTCGGAAGTGTCGGCGCTGCTGGGCCGTATGCCCTCGGCGGTCGGCTACCAGCCCACCCTCGCCACCGAGATGGGCGGCCTCCAGGAGCGCATCGCGTCGACCAAGGACGGTTCGATCACCTCGATCCAGGCGATCTACGTGCCCGCGGACGACTACACCGACCCGGCTCCGGCCACCGCGTTCCTTCACCTGGACGCCACCACCAACCTGAACCGCGCCCTGACCGAGATCGGCATCTACCCCGCGGTGGATCCCCTGGCCTCGACCTCGCGCGCGCTCGATCCCGGCGTCGTCGGCGAAGAGCACTACGCCGTCGCCCGTGAAGTCCAGCGCATCCTCCAGAAGTACAAGGAGCTGCAGGACATCATCGCGATCCTGGGTATGGAAGAGCTCTCGGCCGAGGACAAGATCACGGTCGGCCGTGCCCGCCGTCTCCAGCGCTTCCTCTCGCAGCCCTTCTTCGTCGCGGAAGTCTTCACCGGCAGCCCCGGCAAGTACGTCAAGCTCGCGGACACCATCCGCAGCTTCAAGGAAGTCTGCGAAGGCAAGCACGACGACCTCCCCGAGCAGGCCTTCTACATGGTCGGCTCGATCGAGGAAGCGGTCGAGAAGGCCAAGCAGCTCCAGGCGAAGGGCTAA
- the atpE gene encoding ATP synthase F0 subunit C yields MASLGGFAALGAGFAIGVGMFGPALGEGNLFGKTIEGIARNPEAQGRLQGTMFITFALLEVLALFAFVISIMLVTQIATPMATQLLEIAKTSM; encoded by the coding sequence ATGGCTTCGCTCGGCGGCTTCGCTGCCCTCGGCGCCGGCTTCGCTATCGGCGTCGGCATGTTCGGTCCCGCGCTCGGCGAAGGCAACCTCTTCGGCAAGACGATCGAAGGCATCGCCCGTAACCCCGAGGCCCAGGGCCGCCTCCAGGGCACCATGTTCATCACCTTCGCCCTGCTCGAAGTTCTCGCGCTGTTCGCGTTCGTTATCTCGATCATGCTCGTGACCCAGATCGCGACCCCGATGGCCACCCAGCTCCTCGAGATCGCCAAGACCTCGATGTAA
- the atpB gene encoding F0F1 ATP synthase subunit A, translating into MSQAFLLAEAESAEHGAHAAEHGAAASHAEGHGTSHTAELSIIPDHWKMETPYGVVHADTVLSTVFAMAIALIAFGLLGRSVAMRPADVKVKRASAIEQILGFIQKILDDFVGKGSSQYLWYIGSLFIFILVANWLSLLPWAAWQLSGLGNSLAAALHINAPHGLVYHAPTADLNTTVALALLSLAMYWVAGIAKNGIGGFLGHHWFAKPFILFPLRMLEDITRPVSLALRLFANILAGHIVGTVLLGMALVGAAALLPLEMFVGAIQAFIFATLSASYIGGAVQEHH; encoded by the coding sequence TTGTCACAAGCATTCTTGCTGGCTGAAGCGGAGAGCGCCGAGCATGGCGCTCACGCGGCCGAGCACGGCGCTGCGGCCTCGCACGCCGAGGGCCACGGCACCAGCCACACCGCCGAACTGAGCATCATCCCCGACCACTGGAAGATGGAGACTCCCTACGGCGTGGTCCACGCGGACACCGTCCTCTCCACCGTCTTCGCCATGGCGATCGCCCTGATCGCCTTCGGGCTTCTGGGCCGCTCGGTCGCCATGCGCCCGGCGGACGTCAAGGTCAAGCGCGCGAGCGCCATCGAGCAGATCCTGGGCTTCATCCAGAAGATCCTCGACGACTTCGTCGGCAAGGGCTCGAGCCAGTACCTCTGGTACATCGGCTCGCTCTTCATCTTCATCCTGGTGGCCAACTGGCTGTCCCTGCTGCCCTGGGCGGCGTGGCAGCTCTCGGGCCTCGGCAACAGCCTGGCTGCGGCGCTCCACATCAACGCGCCCCACGGCCTGGTCTACCACGCCCCTACCGCGGACCTCAACACCACCGTGGCCCTGGCTCTGTTGAGCCTCGCCATGTACTGGGTGGCCGGCATCGCCAAGAACGGCATCGGCGGCTTCCTGGGTCACCACTGGTTCGCCAAGCCCTTCATCCTGTTCCCGCTGCGCATGCTCGAGGACATCACCCGTCCCGTTTCGCTCGCGCTGCGACTGTTCGCGAACATCCTGGCCGGCCACATCGTGGGCACGGTGCTCCTCGGGATGGCGCTGGTCGGCGCTGCCGCCCTGCTGCCCCTCGAGATGTTCGTCGGGGCCATCCAGGCCTTCATCTTTGCGACCCTCTCCGCCTCCTACATCGGCGGGGCCGTCCAAGAGCATCACTAG
- a CDS encoding F0F1 ATP synthase subunit alpha yields MGIRHDEITAVLRQQIEKYQTEMTVTNTGTVLEVGDGIARIHGLEKAMAGELLDFGNDVTGMVFNLEEDNVGAVILGDYKKIKEGDVVKATGRIASVPVGDALLGRVVNAIGMPIDGKGPIQTDKFRPVEGQAPGIIARKSVHEPMQTGIMGVDAMIPVGRGQRELIIGDRQTGKTAIALDTIINQKGKDVVCIYVAVGQKASTVARVVKALEDADAMSYSIVVAATAEEVAPLQFIAPFAGAAMGEEFMYNGKHVLIVYDDLTKQAWAYREMSLLLRRPPGREAYPGDVFYLHSRLLERGAKLSDEMGAGSMTALPIIETQAGDVSAYIPTNVISITDGQIFLESDLFNAGFRPAVNVGISVSRVGGSAQTKAMKSVAGKIKGELAQYRELAAFAQFASDLDKVTLAQLSRGQRLMEIMKQPQYSPLSVGQQVMVIYMGTQGMLDDVEVKDVLRFKNEFLAYAKNNLGAMLDEVSTKGQFSDDQKKQIDEAVKTFKSTLFTAKK; encoded by the coding sequence ATTGGCATTCGTCACGATGAGATCACCGCTGTCCTGCGGCAGCAGATTGAGAAATACCAGACCGAGATGACGGTCACCAACACCGGGACCGTCCTCGAAGTGGGCGACGGCATCGCCCGCATCCACGGCCTCGAGAAGGCCATGGCCGGCGAGCTTCTCGACTTCGGCAACGACGTCACGGGCATGGTCTTCAACCTCGAAGAAGACAACGTGGGCGCCGTTATTCTCGGCGACTACAAGAAGATCAAGGAAGGCGACGTCGTCAAGGCCACCGGCCGCATCGCTTCGGTGCCCGTCGGTGACGCCCTCTTGGGCCGCGTCGTCAACGCCATCGGCATGCCGATCGACGGCAAGGGTCCCATCCAGACCGACAAGTTCCGTCCGGTCGAAGGCCAGGCCCCCGGCATCATCGCCCGTAAGTCGGTCCACGAGCCGATGCAGACCGGCATCATGGGCGTCGACGCGATGATCCCCGTCGGCCGCGGCCAGCGCGAGCTGATCATCGGCGACCGTCAGACCGGTAAGACCGCGATCGCCCTCGACACGATCATCAACCAGAAGGGCAAGGACGTCGTCTGCATCTACGTCGCGGTCGGCCAGAAGGCCTCGACCGTGGCCCGCGTCGTCAAGGCGCTCGAAGACGCCGACGCCATGAGCTACTCGATCGTCGTCGCCGCGACCGCCGAAGAGGTCGCCCCCCTGCAGTTCATCGCCCCCTTCGCGGGTGCTGCGATGGGCGAGGAGTTCATGTACAACGGCAAGCACGTCTTGATCGTGTACGACGACCTCACCAAGCAGGCCTGGGCCTACCGCGAGATGTCGCTGCTGCTCCGTCGTCCGCCCGGCCGCGAAGCCTACCCCGGCGACGTGTTCTACCTCCACAGCCGTCTGCTCGAGCGCGGCGCGAAGCTGTCCGACGAGATGGGCGCCGGTTCCATGACCGCCCTCCCCATCATCGAGACCCAGGCGGGCGACGTGTCGGCCTACATCCCGACCAACGTCATCTCGATCACCGACGGCCAGATCTTCCTCGAGTCCGACCTCTTCAACGCCGGCTTCCGCCCCGCGGTCAACGTCGGTATCTCGGTCAGCCGCGTCGGCGGTTCGGCCCAGACCAAGGCCATGAAGTCGGTCGCCGGTAAGATCAAGGGCGAGCTCGCCCAGTACCGTGAGCTGGCGGCGTTCGCGCAGTTCGCCTCGGACCTGGACAAGGTCACCCTGGCCCAGCTGTCGCGCGGTCAGCGCCTCATGGAGATCATGAAGCAGCCCCAGTACAGCCCCCTGTCGGTCGGCCAGCAGGTCATGGTCATCTACATGGGCACCCAGGGCATGCTCGACGACGTCGAGGTCAAGGACGTGCTCCGCTTCAAGAACGAGTTCCTGGCCTACGCCAAGAACAACCTCGGTGCGATGCTCGACGAGGTCAGCACCAAGGGTCAGTTCTCCGACGACCAGAAGAAGCAGATCGACGAGGCCGTCAAGACCTTCAAGTCGACCCTCTTCACCGCCAAGAAGTAG
- a CDS encoding AtpZ/AtpI family protein — translation MKGIEAAYGFAGALLGGTALGYLVDRWLGVAPWGLLTGAVLGFATGLYALYVALMRQDGK, via the coding sequence TTGAAGGGGATTGAGGCCGCTTACGGCTTTGCCGGTGCTCTCTTGGGGGGCACCGCGCTCGGGTATCTGGTCGACCGTTGGCTTGGCGTGGCCCCTTGGGGTCTGCTCACGGGCGCGGTGCTCGGGTTCGCGACCGGTCTCTACGCGCTGTACGTGGCCCTGATGCGGCAGGACGGGAAATGA
- a CDS encoding ATP synthase F0 subunit B: MILQIIFSVVNFLLIVFLLYKVGGPKVSQLLRAKHEENRLALEAAETAQAEAAKELASYRDRLANVDAELAEIVSKAKQVATQAASDIHQNTEADAARLKQHAESEIAREKANAQLAIRQEIMRQAVAAAEAEMRRSMNADTQRKLVATFIEKVGDGSCAIKL; this comes from the coding sequence GTGATCCTGCAAATCATCTTTTCTGTCGTCAACTTCCTGCTGATCGTCTTCTTGCTCTACAAGGTCGGCGGTCCCAAGGTCTCCCAGCTCCTGCGTGCCAAGCACGAGGAGAACCGCCTCGCCCTCGAGGCCGCCGAGACCGCCCAGGCCGAGGCCGCCAAGGAGCTCGCGAGCTACCGCGATCGCCTCGCCAACGTGGACGCCGAGCTCGCCGAGATCGTGAGCAAGGCCAAGCAGGTGGCCACCCAGGCCGCCAGCGACATTCACCAGAACACCGAGGCCGACGCGGCGCGCCTCAAGCAGCATGCCGAGAGCGAGATCGCTCGCGAGAAGGCCAACGCCCAGCTCGCCATCCGCCAGGAGATCATGCGCCAGGCCGTCGCCGCCGCCGAGGCCGAGATGCGTCGCAGCATGAACGCCGACACCCAGCGCAAGCTGGTGGCGACCTTCATTGAGAAAGTGGGAGACGGTTCATGCGCAATCAAGCTGTAG
- a CDS encoding MCP four helix bundle domain-containing protein, whose protein sequence is MRLTIGKKLTGGFLAVSFIALLVGGFSISQLNALNGATREMADNWLPASITVGKIDTYASDLQRLVLRNMIHRSLTDKRNDEQEIETVRSKLEAQMDRYAPTITSEAERKVFEKMKDAYRDYWQGIPSLLAMSRAGRADEAYQDYNQRVNPRYAQIKTTMDELLAVNVKGGAAAAEQSKQTYSRAFGLSITANILLVFASLALGAFLARRITRSLGAISQGAEAIAGGDLGVRVRVSSNDELGDMARTFERMTESLRRIVGEVRQVAGSVAAGSEQIGSGTEELARSAQAQAASAEQTSSSMEEMAASIQQVSGNAQELARNVADTSASIEEMSQSIQQVAGNADTLSAVVTQTSASIEQMAQSIQQVAGNVEEANDATKRAGAVAEGGAKAVEQTIDGMGRIDGAMRQVVTVIDGLGKRSAEIGAIIAVIDDIADQTNLLALNAAIEAARAGEHGRGFAVVADEVRKLAERSAKATGEIASLIKAVQQETNHAVASTRQGEEALVAGTQLARSAGEALRSIVDSVSQVSLLMDQIAQSSREQSSAAGQITGAVEHMSTLTQQTNQATREQAKASQQILAAVAAMNLMTQEVSTATVEQRKGGDQVLLAVENISRSTQEAASATSQISQSADDLRAQAHKLLEAIAFFKDSAAPNNPDASLTVARAPQLLAGNRY, encoded by the coding sequence ATGCGGCTTACGATTGGCAAGAAATTGACCGGTGGGTTCCTGGCGGTTTCGTTCATCGCATTGTTGGTCGGGGGCTTCTCCATCTCGCAGCTGAACGCCCTGAACGGGGCGACGCGCGAGATGGCGGACAACTGGCTTCCTGCGTCGATCACCGTGGGCAAGATCGACACCTACGCCTCGGACTTGCAGCGCCTGGTCTTGCGCAACATGATCCACCGCAGCCTCACGGACAAGCGTAACGACGAGCAAGAGATCGAGACGGTCCGCTCGAAGCTCGAGGCGCAGATGGACCGCTACGCGCCCACCATCACCTCCGAGGCGGAGCGCAAGGTCTTCGAGAAGATGAAGGATGCCTACCGCGACTACTGGCAGGGGATCCCCTCGCTGTTGGCCATGAGCCGCGCCGGGCGGGCTGACGAGGCCTATCAGGACTACAACCAGCGCGTGAACCCCCGCTACGCTCAGATCAAGACGACCATGGACGAACTGCTCGCCGTCAACGTCAAGGGCGGGGCGGCTGCGGCCGAGCAGTCCAAGCAGACCTACTCGCGGGCCTTCGGCCTGAGCATCACCGCCAACATCCTGCTCGTCTTCGCCTCGCTCGCTCTGGGTGCCTTCCTCGCCCGCCGCATCACCCGGAGCCTGGGCGCCATCTCGCAAGGGGCCGAGGCCATCGCGGGCGGCGATCTCGGGGTCAGGGTGCGCGTTTCGAGCAACGACGAGCTGGGGGACATGGCCCGGACCTTCGAGCGGATGACCGAGAGCCTTCGCCGGATCGTCGGAGAAGTGCGCCAGGTCGCCGGCAGCGTGGCGGCAGGCAGCGAACAGATCGGCTCCGGGACCGAGGAGCTCGCGCGCTCGGCCCAGGCCCAGGCCGCATCCGCCGAGCAAACGTCGAGCTCCATGGAGGAGATGGCCGCGAGCATCCAGCAGGTCTCGGGCAACGCCCAGGAGCTCGCCCGCAACGTGGCCGACACTTCGGCCTCCATCGAGGAGATGAGCCAGAGCATCCAACAGGTCGCCGGCAACGCCGACACCCTGTCGGCGGTCGTCACCCAGACCTCGGCCTCGATCGAGCAGATGGCCCAGAGCATCCAGCAGGTGGCCGGCAACGTCGAGGAGGCCAACGACGCGACCAAGCGCGCCGGAGCCGTGGCCGAGGGCGGTGCAAAGGCCGTTGAGCAGACCATCGACGGCATGGGGCGCATCGACGGCGCCATGCGCCAGGTCGTCACGGTCATCGACGGGCTCGGTAAGCGCTCGGCCGAGATCGGGGCGATCATCGCGGTGATCGACGACATCGCCGACCAGACGAATCTCCTGGCGCTCAACGCGGCGATCGAGGCAGCCCGGGCGGGTGAACACGGCCGGGGCTTCGCGGTCGTGGCCGACGAGGTCCGCAAGCTCGCCGAGCGCTCGGCCAAGGCCACCGGCGAGATCGCAAGCCTCATCAAGGCGGTTCAGCAAGAGACGAACCATGCGGTCGCCTCCACCCGTCAGGGCGAAGAGGCTCTCGTGGCGGGCACCCAGCTGGCCCGGAGCGCCGGTGAGGCCCTGCGCTCGATCGTGGACTCGGTTTCGCAGGTCAGCCTGCTCATGGACCAGATCGCCCAGTCGAGCCGCGAGCAATCGAGCGCTGCCGGCCAGATCACCGGGGCGGTGGAGCACATGAGCACCCTGACCCAGCAGACCAACCAGGCGACCCGTGAGCAGGCCAAGGCATCCCAGCAGATCCTCGCGGCCGTCGCGGCCATGAACCTCATGACCCAGGAGGTGAGCACGGCGACCGTCGAGCAGCGCAAGGGCGGCGATCAGGTGCTCCTGGCCGTCGAGAACATCAGCCGCTCCACCCAGGAGGCCGCGAGCGCGACCAGCCAGATCTCGCAGTCGGCGGACGATCTCCGCGCACAAGCCCACAAGCTGCTGGAAGCCATCGCCTTCTTCAAGGACTCCGCAGCCCCGAACAACCCCGATGCGTCGCTGACGGTGGCACGGGCGCCCCAGCTCCTCGCCGGCAACCGCTATTAG
- a CDS encoding F0F1 ATP synthase subunit delta, with the protein MRNQAVAQRYAEALFQVASAQGNLDKVDAELAGLAQVLSENKELVNFLSSPIVEASDKKQVVTQLFTGKVDPMVFNTMLLMLDKKRGEALSALHEAFRTLFNDYRKRTKVRVVSALPMDEQEMAGIKQQLAKATSREIEMEVAVDPEIIGGLVVSIGDQVIDSSLKGRLESLARTLA; encoded by the coding sequence ATGCGCAATCAAGCTGTAGCCCAGCGTTACGCCGAGGCCCTGTTCCAGGTCGCTTCGGCCCAGGGCAATCTCGACAAGGTCGACGCGGAGCTTGCGGGTCTCGCCCAGGTTCTCTCCGAGAACAAGGAGCTCGTGAACTTCCTCTCGAGCCCCATCGTCGAAGCCTCGGACAAGAAGCAGGTCGTCACCCAGCTCTTCACGGGCAAGGTCGACCCCATGGTCTTCAACACCATGCTTCTGATGCTCGACAAGAAGCGCGGTGAGGCCCTCTCGGCTCTGCACGAGGCCTTCCGCACCCTGTTCAACGACTATCGCAAGCGCACCAAGGTGCGCGTCGTCAGCGCCCTGCCCATGGACGAGCAGGAGATGGCCGGGATCAAGCAGCAGCTCGCCAAGGCGACCTCGCGCGAGATCGAGATGGAAGTCGCCGTCGACCCCGAGATCATCGGTGGGCTGGTCGTCTCCATCGGTGACCAGGTCATCGACAGCAGCCTGAAGGGTCGTCTGGAATCACTGGCCCGTACCTTGGCCTAA
- a CDS encoding winged helix-turn-helix transcriptional regulator — protein sequence MPLSEVFKALADPTRRQILDRLKHGPLSAGEIAEGFAMSKPSVSHHLALLKGAGLIESEKNGQFVIYALNLSVFEEVAAMMFDLFSVEPAKHPAPDVKGAAHEA from the coding sequence ATGCCCCTTTCCGAGGTCTTCAAGGCTCTGGCCGATCCGACCCGTCGCCAGATTCTCGACCGTCTCAAGCACGGTCCGCTCTCGGCGGGCGAGATTGCGGAAGGGTTCGCCATGTCCAAGCCGTCGGTCTCGCACCACCTGGCCCTGCTCAAGGGAGCGGGCCTCATCGAGAGCGAGAAGAACGGCCAGTTCGTCATCTACGCGCTCAATCTCTCGGTGTTCGAGGAGGTGGCGGCGATGATGTTCGACCTCTTCTCGGTGGAGCCCGCCAAGCATCCTGCCCCCGACGTCAAAGGAGCCGCCCATGAAGCTTGA
- a CDS encoding F0F1 ATP synthase subunit epsilon produces MPFKLEVISPDRVVFAEDVDFIAVRGVEGELGILPSHTPLFTKLNVDLLTVHQGDKREVVAVMGGFLDVQPEKVTILTDAAERASEIDAIRARQAKERAEIQAGKVKDVEAEAALHRAVIRLKAVDLIGAARVMR; encoded by the coding sequence ATGCCGTTCAAGCTTGAAGTCATCTCGCCCGATCGGGTGGTCTTCGCCGAGGACGTCGACTTCATCGCGGTGCGCGGCGTCGAAGGGGAGCTGGGCATCCTGCCCAGCCACACCCCCCTCTTCACCAAGCTCAACGTGGACCTCCTGACGGTCCACCAGGGCGACAAGCGTGAAGTGGTGGCGGTGATGGGCGGCTTCCTGGACGTCCAGCCCGAGAAGGTCACCATCCTCACGGACGCCGCCGAGCGCGCCAGCGAGATCGACGCCATCCGGGCCCGTCAGGCCAAGGAGCGCGCCGAGATCCAGGCCGGCAAGGTCAAGGACGTCGAGGCGGAGGCTGCCCTCCACCGCGCCGTCATCCGTCTGAAGGCCGTCGATCTGATCGGCGCCGCGCGGGTGATGCGGTAA